In Leptolyngbya sp. FACHB-261, one DNA window encodes the following:
- a CDS encoding glycosyltransferase family 4 protein, producing MSSIIHSGQIAEQEVCALVESAVTDGAQIYLFADSHCPLLGASCFNWEGLPTGPAAGGQVTVTIDVMELLSQYSLTGVLCIGVQRQEQPMGAPVVAVRHKSDPNLLLLLVDDGLPKQYIPRDELFDGFERLWENLRSYLIKVGLIRAQLASERLAGVFTLIGNYVGGAYMVYRAHAEQLVPTVQITHSLGYFKGKTGKELSSETYQRRLSIEKAGLNAADVVICLSPMEREVVKRVYGRSQPSAHTRCVIWGVHPQSFCRRDRTRSRQKLVQAFPKLAPAFGADLEHYVVFSWGRINDPRKGLRHLPEALADLPENAHLVVGGLYTEEDGVTLRPHIAEVWARIEELGLQDRVHFLGFLNPVELMYCINAANIVVIPSDREPQGLVVNEARSCGALVLRTKVEGLQYLGTAPFTCLEFEPGDVETMRDKILWAIENPDLAAEVADAGRTEVRNRFLWHKVIDDLELYFAEARTVWSRSRSALVSERERYATASVEKTDRVDLVERVSEVSLQVR from the coding sequence ATGAGTTCCATAATTCACTCAGGTCAGATTGCTGAGCAAGAAGTGTGTGCTCTGGTAGAGAGTGCAGTTACAGATGGTGCACAAATCTATCTATTCGCAGATTCTCACTGCCCCTTGTTAGGTGCGTCTTGTTTTAACTGGGAGGGCTTACCCACCGGGCCTGCAGCAGGTGGCCAGGTAACCGTCACCATAGACGTGATGGAATTGCTATCGCAGTACTCGTTAACGGGAGTGCTTTGCATTGGGGTGCAACGACAAGAGCAACCGATGGGAGCGCCAGTGGTTGCTGTTCGACATAAGTCTGACCCTAACTTGTTGCTGCTCCTAGTTGACGATGGTTTACCCAAGCAATATATCCCCCGTGATGAGCTGTTTGATGGCTTTGAACGGTTATGGGAAAATTTGCGCTCCTATCTAATTAAGGTGGGGCTGATCCGAGCCCAATTGGCATCGGAGCGGTTGGCTGGCGTGTTCACCCTAATTGGAAATTATGTCGGTGGCGCGTACATGGTCTACCGGGCTCATGCAGAGCAGCTGGTGCCAACTGTACAGATCACCCACTCTCTAGGCTATTTCAAGGGCAAAACAGGCAAGGAACTCTCATCAGAAACCTATCAGCGTCGGCTTTCAATTGAGAAAGCTGGTCTGAATGCTGCTGACGTAGTCATCTGCTTGAGCCCAATGGAGCGCGAAGTTGTCAAGCGAGTTTACGGGCGTTCGCAGCCTTCGGCTCACACTCGCTGCGTGATCTGGGGTGTGCATCCTCAAAGTTTCTGCCGTCGCGATCGCACTCGTTCCCGGCAGAAGTTAGTGCAAGCGTTTCCAAAGCTGGCTCCTGCTTTTGGGGCCGACTTGGAACACTATGTCGTCTTCAGCTGGGGCAGAATTAACGATCCCCGCAAAGGTCTGCGCCACCTGCCAGAAGCGTTAGCAGACCTGCCCGAAAACGCTCACCTTGTGGTTGGTGGGCTGTACACCGAGGAAGATGGCGTAACTCTACGTCCTCACATCGCCGAAGTTTGGGCTCGGATCGAAGAGTTAGGGCTACAGGATCGCGTTCATTTCCTGGGCTTCCTCAACCCGGTTGAGCTGATGTACTGCATCAACGCAGCCAACATTGTTGTGATTCCTAGTGACCGAGAGCCTCAAGGACTGGTGGTCAACGAAGCTCGCTCCTGTGGAGCGTTAGTCTTGCGGACCAAGGTTGAAGGTTTGCAATATCTCGGCACTGCGCCGTTCACTTGCCTGGAGTTCGAACCTGGCGATGTTGAGACCATGCGGGACAAAATCCTTTGGGCTATTGAGAACCCGGACTTGGCCGCAGAAGTCGCTGATGCCGGTCGTACGGAAGTCCGCAACCGCTTCCTGTGGCACAAAGTGATCGACGATCTGGAACTGTACTTCGCTGAAGCCCGTACGGTCTGGTCTCGCTCACGCTCGGCTCTGGTTTCAGAGCGGGAGCGTTATGCTACTGCCTCAGTCGAGAAAACTGACAGGGTAGACCTGGTAGAGAGAGTATCCGAAGTTAGCCTACAAGTGCGTTAA
- a CDS encoding MoaD/ThiS family protein, producing MKVTLKLFAAYQEALGKPEQLLELQEGTSVAAVCDQLIAQYPELAQWRQLTRFGVNLQFVEPETVLQDGDELVLIPPVSGG from the coding sequence GTGAAAGTTACTTTGAAGCTGTTTGCTGCCTATCAAGAAGCACTGGGCAAACCGGAGCAGCTGCTGGAATTGCAGGAAGGAACCTCGGTAGCGGCAGTTTGCGACCAGCTAATTGCCCAGTATCCGGAGCTTGCCCAGTGGCGTCAGTTAACCCGTTTTGGCGTGAATCTTCAGTTTGTTGAGCCAGAAACAGTCCTCCAAGATGGTGACGAGCTGGTATTAATTCCACCGGTAAGCGGCGGTTAG
- a CDS encoding ATP-dependent Clp protease proteolytic subunit: MPIGVPKVPYKMPGDQFTQWIDIYNRLYRERIIFLGQEIDDEIANQVVAVMLYLDSEDPGKDISLYINSPGGSVTAGMAIYDTMQLIKSDVTTICVGLAASMGSFLLAAGTKGKRLALPHSRIMIHQPSGGTRGQATDIEIEAREIIRIRHQLNQIYADKTNKPLEKIERDMDRDYFMSAEEAKEYGLVDRVIEERPQ, translated from the coding sequence ATGCCGATTGGAGTACCGAAGGTCCCGTACAAAATGCCAGGGGACCAGTTTACGCAGTGGATTGACATTTACAACCGGCTCTACCGGGAACGCATCATCTTCTTAGGGCAGGAAATCGACGATGAAATTGCTAATCAGGTGGTTGCGGTGATGCTTTATCTGGATTCTGAAGATCCAGGCAAGGATATCTCGCTTTACATCAACAGCCCAGGTGGTTCTGTCACGGCAGGCATGGCAATTTATGACACCATGCAACTGATTAAGTCAGATGTGACCACCATCTGTGTGGGCTTAGCTGCCTCGATGGGCTCATTCCTGTTGGCTGCTGGGACCAAGGGCAAACGCCTAGCCCTGCCCCACTCTCGCATCATGATTCACCAGCCTTCCGGTGGCACTCGTGGCCAGGCCACTGATATTGAGATCGAGGCTCGGGAAATCATTCGCATTCGTCACCAGCTCAACCAAATCTACGCTGACAAGACCAATAAACCCCTCGAGAAAATCGAGCGCGACATGGACCGCGACTACTTCATGTCGGCCGAGGAAGCGAAGGAATACGGTCTGGTAGACCGGGTCATTGAGGAGCGACCCCAGTAG
- the ftsH3 gene encoding ATP-dependent zinc metalloprotease FtsH3: MNKRWRNAGLYALLAIVVVALATAFFDSQPQQVPQWRYSKLIEEVRRNNVERVRLNQDKSVAEVTTQDGSKVQVYLPSDPNLLSFLNEHNVDIAVAPQNDEGFTVLRALSGLLVPVLLLVGLFFLLRRAQAGPGNQAMNFGKSKARVQMEPQTQVTFGDVAGIEQAKLELNEVVDFLKNADRFTAVGAKIPKGVLLVGPPGTGKTLLARAVAGEAGVPFFSISGSEFVEMFVGVGASRVRDLFEQAKSNAPCIVFIDEIDAVGRQRGAGLGGGNDEREQTLNQLLTEMDGFEGNTGIIIIAATNRPDVLDAALLRPGRFDRQVVVDRPDYAGRLEILKVHARGKTLAGDVDLEKIARRTPGFTGADLSNLLNEAAILAARRNLTEISMDEINDAVDRVLAGPEKKDRVMSERRKTLVAYHEAGHALVGALMPDYDPVQKISIIPRGRAGGLTWFTPSEERMDSGLYSRSYLQNQMAVALGGRIAEEVIFGEQEVTTGASNDLQQVARVARQMVTRFGMSDRLGPVALGRQNGNMFLGRDIAAERDFSEETAAAVDDEVRNLVDQAYRRAKDVLVQNRHILDKLAEMLVEKETVDAEELQEVLNNNDVHIAAIA, translated from the coding sequence GTGAACAAGCGGTGGAGAAATGCAGGGCTCTACGCGTTGCTAGCGATCGTCGTGGTCGCGCTGGCAACTGCGTTTTTTGATAGTCAGCCCCAGCAAGTCCCTCAGTGGCGCTATAGCAAATTGATTGAAGAAGTTCGGCGCAACAACGTAGAGCGGGTGCGCCTGAACCAGGACAAGAGTGTTGCCGAGGTGACCACCCAAGATGGCAGCAAAGTCCAAGTGTACCTGCCCAGCGACCCCAATCTGCTCAGCTTCCTAAATGAGCACAATGTCGACATTGCGGTTGCACCTCAGAACGACGAGGGCTTTACGGTCCTGCGAGCGCTGAGTGGGCTGCTAGTACCAGTACTGTTGCTGGTGGGCTTGTTCTTCTTGCTGCGGCGTGCCCAGGCAGGCCCAGGCAACCAGGCCATGAACTTTGGTAAGTCCAAAGCTCGCGTTCAGATGGAGCCGCAGACCCAAGTCACATTTGGTGACGTGGCAGGCATTGAGCAGGCCAAGCTGGAACTCAACGAAGTCGTTGACTTCCTCAAAAATGCTGACCGCTTTACAGCCGTTGGCGCCAAAATCCCTAAGGGTGTGCTGCTGGTGGGCCCTCCAGGTACTGGTAAGACCTTGCTGGCTCGTGCCGTTGCGGGTGAAGCGGGTGTCCCCTTCTTCAGCATCTCTGGCTCCGAGTTTGTAGAGATGTTTGTGGGCGTCGGTGCCTCCCGCGTTCGTGACTTGTTTGAGCAAGCCAAGTCCAACGCACCTTGCATTGTGTTCATCGATGAAATCGACGCAGTCGGCCGTCAACGCGGTGCTGGTCTCGGCGGTGGCAACGATGAACGGGAGCAGACCCTCAACCAACTCTTGACCGAGATGGATGGCTTTGAGGGCAACACGGGGATCATCATCATCGCTGCGACTAACCGTCCTGACGTGCTGGATGCAGCGCTGCTGCGCCCAGGCCGCTTTGACCGGCAAGTCGTTGTGGATCGCCCTGACTACGCAGGTCGTCTAGAGATCCTCAAGGTCCATGCCCGCGGTAAGACGCTGGCTGGCGACGTGGATCTCGAAAAGATCGCTCGTCGTACGCCTGGCTTCACTGGAGCTGACTTGTCTAACCTGCTCAATGAAGCGGCAATTCTAGCGGCCCGCCGCAACCTGACTGAGATCTCAATGGATGAGATCAACGACGCTGTCGATCGGGTCTTGGCTGGTCCTGAGAAGAAAGATCGGGTGATGAGCGAACGACGCAAGACGCTTGTGGCCTATCACGAAGCGGGTCATGCTCTCGTTGGTGCCTTGATGCCCGACTACGACCCAGTGCAGAAGATCAGCATCATTCCACGTGGCCGTGCTGGTGGTTTGACCTGGTTCACACCTTCTGAAGAGCGGATGGATTCCGGGCTTTACTCCCGCTCCTATTTGCAAAATCAGATGGCCGTTGCGCTAGGTGGTCGCATCGCGGAGGAAGTGATCTTCGGCGAACAAGAAGTCACGACAGGTGCTTCTAATGACCTGCAACAGGTGGCTCGTGTGGCCCGACAAATGGTGACACGCTTTGGCATGAGTGACCGCTTAGGCCCTGTAGCTCTGGGTCGTCAGAACGGCAACATGTTCCTGGGTCGCGACATCGCAGCCGAGCGTGACTTCTCTGAAGAGACTGCGGCTGCTGTTGATGATGAAGTACGCAACTTGGTTGATCAGGCTTATCGCCGCGCTAAGGACGTGCTTGTGCAGAACCGTCACATCCTCGACAAGCTGGCTGAGATGCTAGTGGAAAAGGAAACGGTGGATGCTGAAGAGCTGCAGGAAGTGTTGAACAACAACGATGTTCACATCGCAGCAATTGCCTAG
- a CDS encoding DnaJ domain-containing protein, whose translation MDPSFDLSEFYQILEVAPTATEQEIKLAYRQLARRYHPDVNPGDPGAEAHFKRVALAYRTLLTVLKPLPPVVTSASYSPTSSSPDPSPQPPTPSTTAPPTSHVHFQEQAPQDSKPSSAPPATLSPEDSRLKLRMLNQLYSLMKQNKWLQAIGLAEGLAERFPNDSDIYQWQALAYHRWARSLLDRKQYGQARAYLKKALRTDPHNRKLWGEIEQDFKRMERQLKL comes from the coding sequence ATGGACCCGTCCTTTGACCTCAGCGAGTTCTACCAGATTCTGGAAGTGGCCCCGACAGCTACAGAGCAGGAGATCAAGCTAGCCTATCGGCAGTTAGCGCGACGCTATCACCCTGACGTCAATCCGGGCGACCCAGGTGCTGAGGCCCACTTCAAACGGGTGGCTCTAGCCTACCGAACCTTGCTGACTGTACTCAAGCCTCTGCCTCCAGTCGTCACGTCAGCTTCTTATTCCCCAACTTCTAGTTCTCCAGATCCTAGTCCGCAACCTCCAACTCCCTCCACGACTGCGCCACCCACTAGTCACGTCCACTTTCAGGAGCAGGCTCCTCAAGATAGCAAACCCTCTTCAGCGCCTCCAGCCACTCTTTCGCCTGAGGATAGCCGCCTTAAGCTACGCATGCTCAACCAGCTCTATAGCTTGATGAAGCAAAACAAGTGGTTGCAGGCAATTGGCTTAGCAGAGGGCTTAGCGGAGCGTTTTCCTAACGATTCTGATATTTACCAGTGGCAAGCGCTGGCCTATCACCGTTGGGCGAGAAGTCTGCTGGATCGTAAGCAGTACGGGCAAGCTCGTGCCTATCTCAAAAAAGCTCTCCGAACAGATCCCCACAATCGCAAGCTCTGGGGAGAGATCGAGCAAGATTTCAAGCGCATGGAGCGTCAGCTAAAGCTGTGA
- a CDS encoding S1C family serine protease, which yields MTLSASEGTSLLQTLSSHLANAVEQAGRSVLIVNGRQRMSSSGIHWRPGLVITADHTLKRDDEITVTLPDQRTVPVTLVGRDASTDLALLKFDSADSPTAELGDAAQLQVGQMVLALGRSADSGLSASWGVVSSLGGAWRTWGGGQIDQFVRPDLAFYPGFSGGPLVNAQGQVVGLNTLGLARRLGLTIPLATIERVVDQLLKTGHIARGYLGVGMQPVRLPNSLQSELKLSGSGGVIVVSVEAGSPAEQAGLLLGDILITLDGSRLSDTGEVIALLGPDQVGKTVSVRLIRGGAPLDLVITIGERQRK from the coding sequence ATGACCCTATCGGCCTCTGAGGGAACTAGTCTTTTACAGACCCTTTCCAGTCACTTAGCTAATGCTGTTGAGCAAGCCGGTCGCAGCGTCTTGATTGTCAATGGCCGCCAACGCATGTCCTCAAGTGGCATTCACTGGCGTCCGGGTTTAGTCATTACTGCTGACCACACGCTCAAGCGTGACGACGAAATTACCGTTACGCTACCCGACCAGCGCACCGTGCCTGTCACTCTGGTGGGCCGCGATGCCTCAACCGACTTAGCCTTATTGAAGTTTGACTCGGCAGATTCGCCAACTGCTGAACTCGGCGATGCGGCTCAGCTGCAAGTGGGCCAAATGGTTCTGGCTCTGGGGCGATCCGCAGACAGTGGCCTGAGTGCCAGTTGGGGAGTCGTTAGTTCGCTCGGCGGTGCTTGGCGAACTTGGGGTGGTGGCCAAATCGATCAGTTCGTGCGTCCAGATTTGGCGTTCTATCCTGGTTTTTCTGGCGGCCCCCTGGTTAATGCCCAAGGCCAAGTCGTTGGGCTCAACACTTTGGGGCTGGCCCGTAGATTAGGTTTAACCATTCCCTTAGCCACGATTGAGCGAGTTGTTGACCAACTGCTCAAAACCGGACACATTGCTCGTGGCTATCTGGGGGTGGGTATGCAGCCTGTGCGCTTGCCCAATAGCTTACAAAGTGAGCTGAAGCTCTCGGGCAGTGGCGGCGTGATTGTGGTGTCAGTTGAAGCAGGCAGCCCGGCTGAGCAAGCTGGGCTATTACTAGGCGACATTCTGATCACGCTAGATGGCAGCCGACTCAGCGATACCGGCGAAGTCATCGCGCTCCTGGGCCCCGATCAAGTGGGCAAAACCGTTAGTGTGCGCCTCATTCGAGGCGGTGCACCCCTAGACCTGGTAATCACGATCGGTGAGCGACAACGGAAGTAA
- a CDS encoding ATP-dependent Clp protease proteolytic subunit yields MDSPHSGIRSAYSAYSEGGYRSPPPDLPSLLLKERIVYLGMPLFPDVTRLIIAQLLYLQYDDPEAPINIYINSTGMSYYDGRLVGFETEAFAIADTMRYIKPQINTICIGTAMGMSAMLLSCGTKGHRASLPNASIVLHQPRSYAQGQATDIQIRAKEVLENKIAMVEILANTTGQSPDKITRDIDRLFYMNAEEAKEYGLVDRVLSSRKDLPVALPATAI; encoded by the coding sequence ATGGACTCACCGCATAGCGGCATTCGATCAGCTTACTCTGCCTACTCCGAGGGCGGTTACCGGAGTCCCCCACCGGACCTACCCTCACTCCTGCTGAAGGAGCGCATTGTTTACCTGGGGATGCCCCTGTTCCCCGATGTTACTCGGCTAATCATCGCTCAACTGCTTTATCTGCAATACGACGATCCTGAGGCCCCGATCAACATCTACATCAATTCCACGGGCATGTCGTATTACGATGGCCGCCTGGTTGGTTTTGAAACAGAGGCGTTCGCAATTGCGGACACCATGCGCTATATCAAGCCTCAGATCAACACCATCTGTATAGGTACGGCGATGGGCATGTCAGCAATGTTGCTGTCTTGCGGTACTAAGGGGCATCGCGCTAGCCTGCCCAACGCCAGCATTGTTCTGCACCAACCGCGCAGCTATGCCCAAGGTCAAGCCACGGATATCCAGATCCGAGCAAAAGAGGTTCTGGAGAACAAAATAGCCATGGTTGAGATTCTGGCGAACACCACGGGGCAGTCGCCGGACAAGATCACTCGCGATATCGACCGGCTCTTTTATATGAACGCCGAAGAAGCCAAGGAATATGGATTGGTGGATCGGGTGCTATCGAGCCGCAAGGATCTGCCCGTTGCTTTACCTGCCACTGCTATTTGA
- a CDS encoding response regulator transcription factor, with the protein MTRVLVAADSVVVRAGLAAVLSMSSTSTPVTVVDSATGATTLAQTIANLQPDVVVWELEAPDDQALSALSNLDLSASGALAIVILVEDPSGAWTAEAIRSGVRAVLAPETTANELVAAVEAAAAGLVVLQADLAELWLNDLPPSPRPNPVLLQALTPREIEVLQMLAEGLGNKTIARRMSISEHTVKFHVSSIFNKLNASSRTEAVTLGARQGLILL; encoded by the coding sequence GTGACCCGCGTTCTGGTTGCGGCTGATTCGGTGGTGGTGAGAGCAGGGTTGGCAGCTGTGCTGAGCATGAGTTCGACCTCTACACCAGTCACGGTTGTAGACAGTGCCACTGGTGCAACCACTCTGGCCCAAACCATTGCTAACCTTCAGCCTGATGTTGTGGTGTGGGAGCTAGAGGCTCCGGATGATCAAGCCTTGTCTGCTCTAAGCAACCTGGATCTATCTGCTAGCGGTGCTCTGGCCATCGTCATCCTGGTTGAAGACCCTTCCGGTGCTTGGACTGCCGAGGCTATCCGTTCAGGGGTCAGGGCCGTGTTAGCGCCTGAGACTACGGCTAATGAACTGGTGGCAGCGGTTGAAGCGGCAGCAGCAGGACTTGTAGTCCTGCAAGCGGACTTGGCTGAGCTGTGGCTCAACGACCTGCCGCCCAGCCCACGTCCTAACCCAGTTCTCCTGCAGGCCTTAACGCCTCGCGAGATCGAGGTGCTGCAAATGCTAGCCGAAGGTTTGGGCAACAAAACCATTGCACGGCGTATGAGCATCTCAGAACACACAGTCAAATTCCATGTCAGTTCCATCTTCAACAAGCTCAATGCCTCCAGTCGAACTGAGGCAGTTACCCTCGGCGCTCGCCAGGGCTTAATTCTGCTATGA
- a CDS encoding S1C family serine protease, whose protein sequence is MTHTQLELTTVQAHLTQALGLAAEQLRRVTVRVGNEGSGGSGIIWRSDGLVITNAHVIRGVQTTVQLWDGRSFTAKVTAQDSHLDLAALQIAAADLPVATIGQVDALRVGDLVLAVGNPLGLKGAIALGVVQAKPDLSRSAWVQADIRLAPGNSGGPLANAQGAVIGVNTMIADGLALAVPSTVVEQFLSELRSGNRLTLGIQALPVQVSSGRKASWGLLILAISPGSATAAADLLIGDVLLGVEGRRFSSPNDLVKILRSTSLDTSLRVELARAGQTRTHTIHPAHSVSHVATEAAV, encoded by the coding sequence ATGACTCATACACAACTGGAACTTACAACCGTTCAGGCTCACCTAACCCAAGCATTGGGCCTAGCAGCTGAGCAATTGCGTCGAGTCACAGTACGAGTGGGGAACGAAGGCAGTGGTGGCTCTGGGATCATCTGGCGAAGCGATGGCTTAGTCATCACCAATGCCCATGTCATTCGGGGTGTTCAAACCACGGTTCAACTTTGGGATGGGCGAAGCTTTACCGCTAAAGTCACCGCCCAAGATTCTCACTTAGACCTTGCAGCCCTGCAAATCGCAGCGGCAGATTTACCAGTGGCAACAATTGGCCAGGTAGACGCACTCCGAGTCGGCGATTTGGTGCTGGCTGTGGGCAATCCCTTGGGTCTGAAGGGTGCCATCGCCTTAGGAGTGGTCCAAGCCAAACCTGACCTAAGCCGATCTGCCTGGGTTCAAGCAGATATCCGTCTGGCCCCTGGCAACTCTGGTGGCCCCTTGGCCAATGCCCAAGGGGCAGTCATCGGTGTAAACACAATGATTGCTGACGGCCTAGCTCTAGCTGTCCCTAGCACCGTAGTAGAGCAGTTCTTAAGTGAATTACGCAGTGGAAATCGGCTGACCTTGGGCATCCAGGCACTGCCTGTGCAGGTAAGTTCGGGCCGCAAAGCCAGTTGGGGATTGTTGATCTTAGCGATTAGTCCTGGTAGTGCTACCGCTGCCGCAGATCTGCTAATTGGGGATGTACTGCTCGGTGTGGAGGGGCGGCGCTTCAGCAGCCCTAACGATCTAGTCAAGATCTTGCGGTCAACGAGCTTAGATACATCTCTACGAGTTGAACTGGCTCGCGCTGGTCAAACCCGAACCCATACCATTCATCCAGCTCATTCGGTAAGTCATGTGGCCACGGAGGCAGCGGTGTGA
- a CDS encoding ATP-binding protein, whose amino-acid sequence MISSQEGRAHNAKGAIVLEDLAKPNCPTCKGLGLYKVSVELNTYDRCACVLEALKKRRSERMLQDAGMSQDLTAMTFESFQVACTAQRNFLSRTQAWIEQPLGTLIFCGSNGCGKTHLARAALNTWLASGRSGGLINLPYFFGRVRASYAQEETPDLMALTANAELLVIDELGTEYHGRTDWAKAAVYELINFRYSADLPTIITTNLGSRNGKADRGTLEKDLNRLYSLEYSNAITSRLLDRGKTEILFFNSIPDYRLLGLTEASP is encoded by the coding sequence GTGATAAGTTCTCAGGAAGGACGGGCTCACAACGCCAAGGGGGCAATTGTGCTGGAAGATTTGGCAAAGCCCAACTGCCCAACTTGCAAGGGTTTAGGGCTTTATAAGGTTAGTGTTGAACTAAATACCTACGACCGCTGCGCCTGCGTTCTAGAAGCGTTGAAGAAGCGCCGCAGCGAGCGCATGCTGCAAGATGCGGGGATGAGTCAGGACCTGACGGCGATGACCTTTGAGAGCTTTCAGGTCGCCTGTACGGCCCAGCGCAATTTCCTATCGCGGACTCAAGCTTGGATCGAGCAGCCGCTTGGAACCCTGATTTTCTGTGGCAGCAACGGCTGTGGTAAGACTCATTTGGCTCGGGCTGCACTCAATACCTGGCTAGCTTCGGGGCGATCGGGTGGCTTGATCAATCTGCCCTATTTCTTCGGTCGCGTGCGAGCCAGCTACGCTCAGGAGGAAACACCTGATCTGATGGCCCTGACAGCAAATGCTGAACTGTTAGTCATTGATGAATTGGGTACGGAGTACCACGGGCGCACAGACTGGGCTAAAGCTGCCGTCTATGAGCTGATCAATTTTCGTTACTCTGCAGATTTGCCGACTATCATCACTACCAACTTGGGTAGCCGGAATGGTAAAGCTGACCGTGGCACCTTAGAAAAAGACCTCAACCGGCTCTATTCTCTGGAATATTCGAATGCGATCACCAGCCGTTTGCTCGATCGGGGTAAGACGGAAATTCTGTTCTTCAATAGCATTCCTGATTACCGATTGTTGGGCTTGACAGAAGCCAGTCCTTGA
- a CDS encoding Npun_F0494 family protein, which produces MQYTFRTIERAERAARCLPFRLDLFEAMRQQGVPLKAVVGEQGVRKRYTKTPLAELAAEDDLSWLIRVGVLRREVDGQGITDAFRLTPLGHRLVEKWQCTGKIEAPTLPQRLLDLLNRWLS; this is translated from the coding sequence ATGCAGTACACTTTTCGAACGATTGAGCGGGCCGAGCGAGCGGCCCGATGTCTACCTTTTCGGTTGGACCTCTTTGAAGCCATGCGTCAGCAAGGCGTTCCCCTAAAAGCTGTGGTTGGCGAACAGGGAGTGAGAAAGCGCTACACCAAAACCCCACTGGCAGAACTAGCGGCTGAGGATGATTTGAGCTGGTTGATTCGCGTAGGGGTATTGCGCCGGGAAGTAGACGGGCAAGGAATTACCGATGCCTTTCGTCTGACTCCTTTGGGCCATCGCTTAGTCGAGAAATGGCAGTGTACAGGCAAAATCGAAGCTCCTACGCTGCCACAGCGTCTGTTAGATCTGCTAAACCGATGGCTGAGCTGA